TGCGTATGTCTATCACGAGAAGCAGTGGGCTGGAGATGTAGTTCGTATTGATACCCACGCCGGGACCAAATCGCTCCGACGATTAAGCCCGTGTGGGCCGACCATGATGTTCGAGGTTGAAATGGGCCGACCTCAACTGGCCAGTTCTGACATTCCTATCTTAGTAGATCGAGCATTGACGCCGGTGGTCAACTACCCGTTGAAGCTTGGTGATGCGGTCCTCTCCATCACTGCTTCCTCAATGGGGAATCCACATTGCTCGGTGATCGTGTCGGACCTCACGTTGATTGATGTGAACACGCTGGGCCCTCAGATTGAAAATCATCCCGTGTTTCCTCAGCGCACGAACGTTGAATTTGTTCAGGTCATCCGTCGCGATCAGATTGAGGTGCGCTTTTGGGAACGCGGCGTCGGTCGCACGTTATCCTCGGGCACAGGTTCGTGCGCGGCAGCGATTGCCGCGATACTGAACGGTTTGACCGACCGAGAGGTCCGCGTGCAGACACAGGCTGGCGAGCTGTCGGTTCGGTGGCGCGACGATGACGTCGTCGTGCTGGTCGGCCCCGTCACCGTCGTCTATCGGGGCGAGTGGCTGGCCCCGTTGGATTAAACGCTTTGGAGGGATCATGCCATTTTGCCCGCAGTGTCGAACCGAATATCGTCCGGAGTACACGCAGTGTAGCGATTGTGGCGAGTGGTTGGTGGCTGTGTTGCCGGAGGCATCAACGTTGGAAGAAGAAGAGGCAGGCCAACAGACCATTCATCTGGTGAAACTGGCGGAGTTTCTCACCCCAGTTGAATCGGAGATGCTCAGGGAGCTCCTCCAGCAAAACGGCATCGAGGTGGTTGTGCGTGGCTACGCCGATGCAATCAGTCCGCTACATGGCGTCACGGTGCTTGTGGCCGAACCACACCTGCAACGCGCGATCGAGCTTTATGAGGCTTTCTTCGGTGAGTTTGATCGTGAGGATGAGCCGATGGGATTCGATCAGGAGCCTTATCAATGATGTTCAGTCGGGCAGGGCAGTGGTTCAAATTCATTGGCCACGCTTTCGCAAGGACGCCTACAGCAAAGCCGGTAGCTGGTCGGGCAGAGCAATGGTTCAAATTCATCGGTGACACGGCTGTCGCCTTGATGTTTCCCCAGATGTGTTCTCTCTGTGGCTTGCCGGTTGACTCATTAGACGACGGGGTCACCTGTCGTCGCTGTTGGGACGAAACGCCCCGCCTTGACCGAACAAGCTGTTGTGAGCGATGTGGCTGGCCGGCTCACGTCAAACAGCCGCGCGGCGCTCACTCAGCGGGATGTCCTCAATGCCGCGACCTTGTGCTGACCGCATTGCGATATGCTGCCCCGTATGAGGGCGCATGCCGCCAGAATATCCTGTTTCTCAAAGACCATCCTGTTGTGTGCGGTCGGATTAAGGAGATGCTCGTCCAGACGCTGAAACAAGAAGCTGTGCTTCAAGCCGCCACGTTAGTCGTGCCCGTCCCATTGCATCCTCAAAGACGACGTGAGCGCGGATTTAATCAAGCCGAGCTGGTGAGCAGGATAGTGGCGCGCGTCATGGGCACTGCGTTATGTCGTCGCGCGTTGATTCGGATCAAGCACACGGAACAACATCGCGCTGGCATGGATGCCATCGCGCGAGCTAAAAGCGTCAGTGAGGCATTTGCTCTGAAGCATCCTCACCTGATCGCCGACCAACATGTGATGTTGGTTGATGATGTGTACACCAGTGGCGCCACACTCAATGCGTGCGCGCGGGTTCTGTGGCAAGCCGGCGCCCGCTCGGTGGTGGGTTTTACTATCGCGCGCGTGGTGAGTCGCTCGGCTCTGCCGCAGCGCTCAGCAGCTTGAAGTTCGACACTCAACCGCGTAGACTGATGGCTTATGAAACGAGTCACCAAACATTGTGTTTTTTGTCAAACACCGACCGATGTCGTGGTAGATAAGAGTTTTGATCAAACATTGATTCGGCTGCTTGAGGAGAAGCCAGCCATTTGTCGCCGTTGCGTTCAGGAACGCCACCGCGACCCGAACGAAAAATACTTCGTCTATGCCGGGGATATTTATCAAAAATGCGGCGATGTGCATCTGCGGTTATGGCCGATTGGCTCATTTCATTAACCGCTCTGCAACGTGGTGTTCACTCGGCGATCTTCGCGCAGCTTTCGCATCCACGATTGGAAGGTGAACAATCAACGAGCCTCAGCAAATTCATCCGGCTCGAATCGCTCAAGGTTGTTTGCGTAGCTGAATGGTTCCGGACACAGTGCGCACCAACAAGATTGCATGACCCTGGCCGTAGTCTCCTGTCACGTGATGATCTGAGCGTTGTGCTCCGTTCAGATGAACTCCTTCGGTTTGAATACGACCTTGTCGCGTGGCGGCATCGAAGGTAAATGAGGCTGGATCGCGAAAGCTGATGTCAATGCGGCCCATGGCTGAGTAGAGGTGGTATTTGCCTTCGTGGTTCAGTTGACCCGACAGTTTGATGTTGCCACTCATGCTGCTGGTCGCGTCTATCCAGGTGCCACCCGTGTCAATCAACTCAATGTCTCCGTCAGTGGTCAACGCCTTCAGCTTAGTCCGCACCCCGCGCACAACAATTTTCCCATTCATTGTTGATAGGTTGACTTCGCAGGTGGGAGGCAGCCAAACACGAAAATGAACCGGCTCCGTCGAGACCAGTCCTTTGCGACGCAGCTTGATGATGAGCGCCCCTTTCGATAGGTTGGGTTCAATGAACGTATGAGGCGCATGGATTTCGGCCATTATTTTGATCTCCTGGCGGTCCCAGGCCTGGACTTCAATGTTGCCGTGCAGTGATGTATTGTCCAGCGTCAAGGATGAAATCTGGTGTGCTGGGAAAGTTTTTTCGTACGGTTGGGGCTGCGTTTTTAGACGGCCGGCTGAAGGTTGCGCCAAGAGAGGAACCGTTGTGATGAGCAAGAAAATGACCAGCGTATCAGCACGATATGTTTGCCTCATGCCTCCCACCACTGATGAGAATTGTGATCTTAAAGCTCAGAAAACTGCTTGAGCATTTCCAGTTTGGCCTGCAACGCCGATTCGTAAACGGCCTGCAGCGCCAGATCAGTAGAGTTGAGCCGCGCCTTCTCCTGGCAATAGGACAGGCACGCATCAATTTTCTTGAGATTCTGTTGGTAGACGGCTTTCAATTCAGGGCTCCAGCGAGACTGGGCGACTTTAATCCGTTGCTGTAGTTCGTTGATGCGTTCTTGCACGATGTCCATTTCGATCCTCGTTTTCTGAGTGATCGACTTGTTAGTGATTCTTCTGCTTATTCTGGGGGTGCTCCCCTCTCCCCAGTTGGACGAGTTACCCTGGGCGATCGGTGGTTGGTTCACCGGCGTTGAGGTACGGTAATAGAAGACGGCGCCCCCGATGGCAATGAGCAACACCGCGGCCAGCGCCGGTTGCCAGGCCCAGCCGCTGAAGTTAAAAGGGAGCCAACGTTCCAACCAGCGTGTGGGTGCTGGCACTGGCCTGGGCGTTGGCGCTGAGTTAATATGGGCAAGAATGTTCTGCCAGACGCGGTCACTCGGTTCGTGCAAGGGGAGTTGGCGACTCGCCTGGCAAATGGCCAGTAAATCTTGATAGCATGAATAGCAATCAGGGCAATCCAGAAAATGAGTCTCAATAAGCTGGCGCTCAGCCGGAGATAAGAGCTCGTCAATATAGTCAGAGATTTTTTCTTGATATGCTGTGCATGACATATATCCTTACTCCTCAGAACGCAGTATGCTCCGCAGTCTCATGCGGGCTTTATGCAATTGCGATTTGGAAGTCCCCACACTGCAATGGAGCATCCGGGCGATTTCCTCATGCTCATAGCCTTCGACATCATGCAGAAGAAACACGGAACGATAGCCAGGCGGAAGCTGTGCAATGGCTTGTTCCAGGGCGACGCGATCAACAATGGGCATCTCCTGGGGGCGCTCCGTGCCTGGCTCGGTGACCTCGACCATGTCTCCTTCTTCAGTGGTTGTTTCCAGGCGCACATTGCGCTTGCGAAAGTGCATGAGGATTTGGTTGATGGTCAGTCGGTGTAGCCAGGTGGTGAAGGCGGCTTCGCCTCGGAAGCTCCCGATCTTGCGGTATACCTGGATGAAGACCTCTTGCGTCATATCCTCAGCGTCGGCCGGATTGTTCAACATCCTTAAGCATAGTGAGTACACCCGCCGACGGTGCATCTCATAAAGCTTGCCAAAGGCATCTATGTCCCCGCTCGCTGATTGAGCTACTAGTTGGGATTCCGAAGCGTCGTCTAAAATGTTCGCCCCCATTGCTCCGCTTTCTTTGTCGGAGCATCCCAGCTAGCCATTCAATCACGCTCACTGCGATGCTCTCATTTTTTGATCGGTTGTCCCGCGCATTATAGTATTTTAATTTTTCAGGCGAAAGGCCTTGTCAGCGGTGACCAAGACTGCGCTAAAAGTCCAGCAAGGCGCTCTTGCCTGTGTGTTGCTTTAGGTGATCAACCCACATATAATCTTGCCCTTAGCTCGAATCACGCTGATATGAAGACGGTCATCTCGACACAACAGCTCTACGAACAGGTCTCAGCCGCCCTCGATCAGGGCGACAGCGTGGTCATTGCCACTGTTGTCGAAACAATTGGTTCAACCCCTCAACGGGCCGGAGCCAAGCTGGCTATTTTTGAAGATGGCCACATGATTGGGACCGTTGGGGGTGGTTGTGTTGAAGCAGAGGTGTGGGCGCAGGCCCGTGAAGTGCGCCGCCGAGGTCAGTCCGGTCTGTTCACGTTTTACTTGAATGATGATCCCGAAAAAGAAGAAGGAGACGTGTGCGGCGGCACGATGAAGATATTCCTCGACCTGTGGTCGCCTTGAGCGCGAGGCTACTGATTGACCGTCGCCTCAGTCGAACCGTGACTGAGCAGGAACCAGCTTCCTGAGCAGGCTTTGCCCCTATGGATTTAGCAGCGCGTCTGAAATTGCGATCCAATGACGTCGTCTCGTTTGTCGGAGGCGGTGGAAAAACAACGTGCATCTTTCGGCTGGGCAGAGAGCTTTTTCAACAACGTCGAAAAGCCATCATCACGACCACTACGCGCATAGGTGCTTGGCAGACCGATGGACATCCTGTGCTGATGCTGAGCTGTTGGCCGACGGCATCGGCGTGGCTGAGCCAGCTTCACGCTCAACTGGCTTTCCATTCAGTGGTGATCGTGGTAGCAAAACGAGAGGACCATAAGCTCATCGGGATTGCCCCTGAAGCGATTTCGTCTTTTTGCTCGTTTGTGGACGCCGTGTTGGTTGAAGCCGATGGAGCGCGGTCACGGTCACTGAAAGCGCCGGCTGCGTATGAACCGGTTTGGCCTCCGGCGACGACCTTGGCTATCGCTGTCGTCGGCGTGGACGCCGTCGGCGCCCCGTTCAACTCAACAGTGGTTCATCGGCTTGAGCAGGTCGCCGCTATTGCTGGCCTGAGCGAGGGCGAACTCATTACGCCTCATGCGGTCGCTTCATGTATCTTGCACGAGGATGGGCTATTTGCTCGCGTCCCTTCGATGGCTCGGCGATGTGTGTTGATCAACAAGGTGAATTCAGAGGCACAACGCGCCGTGGCGATGCAGATTGCTCAGATCGTCGCTGGGCGCGATTCGGCGCTTGATGTAGTCATCGCTGATGTTCGCCTTAATTACGTCAAGGTGTGGTTATGACCGACAGAGAACTGGCGCAAGCGATCAAGCGGGTCTACAGTGAAGGAGTTCCGGCGGCGCTCATCACCGTGTTGGAAGCAGCGCCTGAGCTGGTCGGAGCAAAACTGCTCATTCGATTTTCTGAATCGGGTTTGCCTGAGCTTATTGGTGAGCCGTTGCCGCCTCTTGTGAAGTGCTGTGATCAACTGGTAGAAGCGGCCAGAGGCGTCATCCAGCGTGGGACAATTTCGCACCTGCGGATTGCAGTTGAAGGCAAGCATGACTCAATACACGTAATGATCGAGCCTGTGCGTCGCCGGCCTGAACTGATCATTTGCGGGGCGGGGCACATCGGCCAGGCGCTCGCTCCGATGGCCTGCCTGCTCGATTTTGAGGTGATCGTGATTGATGATCGCGCTGATTATGCTTCGCCCGAACTTTTTCCTGACGGCGTTCGGCTGATCGCGCAACCTTATGCGGAAGCCCTTGCCTCGTTGAACGTGACGCCGTCAACAAGCATTGTCGTGGTGACGCGCGGGCACAAGCATGACGAGAGTTGTTTAAGGATTGTGCTCAACACGCCCGCCCACTACATCGGCATGATCGGCAGTCGCAAGCGGGTGATCACCGTTTTTCGTCGGTTGCTGGATGAGGGATATTCACGGGAAGCCATCGGGCGGGTTCATGCGCCGATTGGACTGGACATCGGCGCGCGCACGCCGGCGGAGATTGCCGTGGCGATTCTGGCTGAGATCATCCTCAACAAGTACGGCGGTACAGGCGCGCCGAAACGACAGGCGGTCAAGCCCGAATTGCATCTGCGATAGGGTTGCAAAATGATTCAACGACGAATTGATGTTCATGCGTGGAGTTGATCGAGGACGTGCTCAACGGTTCAGGGGACGGGTTGAAGGTGAACATATACTCAGACCGAAGTGCAGGCCATATCAATGATGAACGGCTCAAGCAGCGCTTGGTGAGAATGTGGAGCTGGCCGAGAGTATTTTGTCTCAAAGCAAAGGGCCGGCGCGTGCTTACCGCCGGGAAAAATGCTCTCTGCCATGATGAACCGCTTAGAGCGATTTTCAATTGCCTTTAGTCTGGAAGCCTCACATCTTGCGGGCTCACGCACGATGGAAGCGTGCGCTCCCGAGGTAAACTCGTTCGCAAATCACTTTAGGGTTTCTTGACCAGGTAGCACGCGACATGATGGCCGGGTTCGGCTTCGATCAGGGTTGGTTCTTTCTCTTTGCATTCAGGCATCACAAACGGGCAGCGCGTATGAAACCGGCAGCCAGACGGCGGGTTGAGCGGCGAGGGCAGGTCACCCCTGGCCAGTGTGCGTTCACGCTTGATGTCCGGGTCGGCGACCGGCACGCTCGAGAGCAACAGTTGGGTGTATGGATGCAAAGGGTTTTGGTAAATCGTATCGCTCGGCGCCAGCTCCACGAGTTTCCCCAGGTACATGACACCAACGCGCGTCGAAATGTGGCGGACGATAGACAGATCATGTGAGATGAACAGGTAAGTCAAGCCGTGCCGCTCTTGCAGGTCTTGAAGCAAATTGATGATTTGCGCTTGAATGGAAACGTCGAGAGCGGAGACCGGCTCATCCGCCACGATGAATTTCGGATTCAGCGCCAGCGCCCGCGCGATGCCGATGCGTTGACGCTGGC
This window of the Blastocatellia bacterium genome carries:
- a CDS encoding DUF4097 domain-containing protein, yielding MRQTYRADTLVIFLLITTVPLLAQPSAGRLKTQPQPYEKTFPAHQISSLTLDNTSLHGNIEVQAWDRQEIKIMAEIHAPHTFIEPNLSKGALIIKLRRKGLVSTEPVHFRVWLPPTCEVNLSTMNGKIVVRGVRTKLKALTTDGDIELIDTGGTWIDATSSMSGNIKLSGQLNHEGKYHLYSAMGRIDISFRDPASFTFDAATRQGRIQTEGVHLNGAQRSDHHVTGDYGQGHAILLVRTVSGTIQLRKQP
- a CDS encoding ComF family protein — translated: MMFSRAGQWFKFIGHAFARTPTAKPVAGRAEQWFKFIGDTAVALMFPQMCSLCGLPVDSLDDGVTCRRCWDETPRLDRTSCCERCGWPAHVKQPRGAHSAGCPQCRDLVLTALRYAAPYEGACRQNILFLKDHPVVCGRIKEMLVQTLKQEAVLQAATLVVPVPLHPQRRRERGFNQAELVSRIVARVMGTALCRRALIRIKHTEQHRAGMDAIARAKSVSEAFALKHPHLIADQHVMLVDDVYTSGATLNACARVLWQAGARSVVGFTIARVVSRSALPQRSAA
- a CDS encoding RNA polymerase sigma factor, with amino-acid sequence MHRRRVYSLCLRMLNNPADAEDMTQEVFIQVYRKIGSFRGEAAFTTWLHRLTINQILMHFRKRNVRLETTTEEGDMVEVTEPGTERPQEMPIVDRVALEQAIAQLPPGYRSVFLLHDVEGYEHEEIARMLHCSVGTSKSQLHKARMRLRSILRSEE
- a CDS encoding XdhC family protein codes for the protein MTDRELAQAIKRVYSEGVPAALITVLEAAPELVGAKLLIRFSESGLPELIGEPLPPLVKCCDQLVEAARGVIQRGTISHLRIAVEGKHDSIHVMIEPVRRRPELIICGAGHIGQALAPMACLLDFEVIVIDDRADYASPELFPDGVRLIAQPYAEALASLNVTPSTSIVVVTRGHKHDESCLRIVLNTPAHYIGMIGSRKRVITVFRRLLDEGYSREAIGRVHAPIGLDIGARTPAEIAVAILAEIILNKYGGTGAPKRQAVKPELHLR
- a CDS encoding anti-sigma factor, with amino-acid sequence MSCTAYQEKISDYIDELLSPAERQLIETHFLDCPDCYSCYQDLLAICQASRQLPLHEPSDRVWQNILAHINSAPTPRPVPAPTRWLERWLPFNFSGWAWQPALAAVLLIAIGGAVFYYRTSTPVNQPPIAQGNSSNWGEGSTPRISRRITNKSITQKTRIEMDIVQERINELQQRIKVAQSRWSPELKAVYQQNLKKIDACLSYCQEKARLNSTDLALQAVYESALQAKLEMLKQFSEL
- the dapF gene encoding diaminopimelate epimerase, whose translation is MQFVKYQASGNDFLVVDKADLPERTVVGQLAQRLCERHYGAGADGLLVIERCQHGASADFSMLVINADGSAAEMSGNGVRCAAAYVYHEKQWAGDVVRIDTHAGTKSLRRLSPCGPTMMFEVEMGRPQLASSDIPILVDRALTPVVNYPLKLGDAVLSITASSMGNPHCSVIVSDLTLIDVNTLGPQIENHPVFPQRTNVEFVQVIRRDQIEVRFWERGVGRTLSSGTGSCAAAIAAILNGLTDREVRVQTQAGELSVRWRDDDVVVLVGPVTVVYRGEWLAPLD
- the yqeC gene encoding selenium cofactor biosynthesis protein YqeC, with the protein product MDLAARLKLRSNDVVSFVGGGGKTTCIFRLGRELFQQRRKAIITTTTRIGAWQTDGHPVLMLSCWPTASAWLSQLHAQLAFHSVVIVVAKREDHKLIGIAPEAISSFCSFVDAVLVEADGARSRSLKAPAAYEPVWPPATTLAIAVVGVDAVGAPFNSTVVHRLEQVAAIAGLSEGELITPHAVASCILHEDGLFARVPSMARRCVLINKVNSEAQRAVAMQIAQIVAGRDSALDVVIADVRLNYVKVWL
- a CDS encoding ABC transporter ATP-binding protein; translated protein: MSETIPLVQVNNLTKHFRLNEGFFARQRQVVRAVDDLSLSIAQGETLGLVGESGCGKTTFGRCILRLIEPDAGAVRFEGTNLLQLNRNEMRAMRRHMQIIFQDPYSSLNPRMTVGKIIEEPLIVHRLGSKAERQQRVRELMEDVGLDPSYASRYPHEFSGGQRQRIGIARALALNPKFIVADEPVSALDVSIQAQIINLLQDLQERHGLTYLFISHDLSIVRHISTRVGVMYLGKLVELAPSDTIYQNPLHPYTQLLLSSVPVADPDIKRERTLARGDLPSPLNPPSGCRFHTRCPFVMPECKEKEPTLIEAEPGHHVACYLVKKP
- a CDS encoding XdhC family protein, which gives rise to MKTVISTQQLYEQVSAALDQGDSVVIATVVETIGSTPQRAGAKLAIFEDGHMIGTVGGGCVEAEVWAQAREVRRRGQSGLFTFYLNDDPEKEEGDVCGGTMKIFLDLWSP
- a CDS encoding DUF2007 domain-containing protein, translated to MPFCPQCRTEYRPEYTQCSDCGEWLVAVLPEASTLEEEEAGQQTIHLVKLAEFLTPVESEMLRELLQQNGIEVVVRGYADAISPLHGVTVLVAEPHLQRAIELYEAFFGEFDREDEPMGFDQEPYQ